One Cydia splendana chromosome 23, ilCydSple1.2, whole genome shotgun sequence DNA window includes the following coding sequences:
- the LOC134801873 gene encoding uncharacterized protein LOC134801873 produces MRTALLLYVLALWQGWVKGNPFDPKNDMDKHDNNLRHSKLSFVKYTDSSRKKELQNKEKQLIDFYTHALHQAHIKSQPKKTKTKLGFNLAGFARGIQFVADLVSIVSSDFWKWIRTVR; encoded by the exons ATGCGAACTGCCCTCCTACTCTATGTTTTGGCCCTCTGGCAAGGGTGGGTCAAAGGCAACCCCTTCGATCCTAAG AACGACATGGACAAACACGACAATAACCTAAGGCACAGCAAATTATCATTTGTCAAATATACAGATAGCAGCCGTAAAAAGGAATTACAAAATAAAGAAAAGCAGCTTATAGACTTTTATACACATGCCTTACATCAAGCACATATAAAGTCACAACCAAAAAAGACAAAGACAAAATTAGGTTTCAATTTAGCTGGATTCGCAAGAGGAATTCAA TTCGTAGCTGACTTGGTCAGTATTGTATCG TCGGACTTTTGGAAGTGGATACGTACTGTCAGATAA